From Pleuronectes platessa chromosome 17, fPlePla1.1, whole genome shotgun sequence, one genomic window encodes:
- the LOC128459705 gene encoding cleavage and polyadenylation specificity factor subunit 3 isoform X2, whose translation MSVFVSRGAGQEVGRSCIIVEFKGRKIMLDCGIHPGLEGMDALPYIDLIDPAEIDLLLISHFHLDHCGALPWFLQKTSFKGRTFMTHATKAIYRWLLSDYVKVSNISADDMLYTETDLEESMEKIETINFHEVKEVAGIKFWCYHAGHVLGAAMFMIEIAGVKLLYTGDFSRQEDRHLMAAEIPSVKPDILITESTYGTHIHEKREEREARFCNTIHDIVNREGRCLIPVFALGRAQELLLILDEYWQNHPELHDIPIYYASSLARKCMAVYQTYINAMNDKIRKAININNPFVFRHISNLKSMDHFDDIGPSVVMASPGMMQSGLSRELFESWCTDKRNGVIIAGYCVEGTLAKHIMTEPEEIATMSGQKLPLKMSVDYISFSAHTDYQQTSEFIRALKPPHVILVHGEQNEMARLKAALIREYEDNDEVHIEVHNPRNTEAVTLNFRGEKLAKVMGSLADRKCAQGQRVSGILVKRHFNYHILTPSDLSNYTDLCMSTVTQTQAVPYTGPISLLVSQLRSLAGDVEQVEGAEKITVRIFKSITLVHEAGMVTLEWIANPLNDMYADAVTTVILEVQSNPNAQKFPEGRRETFHVDVFTERLELMLHDMFGDDCVNFKDGQNLSVTVDGVTAIIDPETRSVACSEDESLREMVEVAIHRLYDALSPTV comes from the exons atgtctgtgtttgtgtccagagGAGCAGGACAGGAAGTGGGACGGTCCTGCATCATCGTGGAGTTCAAGGGACGAAAGATCATG TTGGACTGTGGGATCCATCCGGGCCTGGAGGGAATGGACGCTCTCCCGTACATCGACCTGATTGACCCGGCTGAGATTGACCTGCTGCTCATCAGCCA CTTCCACCTGGACCACTGCGGCGCCCTCCCCTGGTTCCTGCAGAAGACCAGCTTCAAAGGACGAACCTTCATGACTCACGCCACGAAGGCCATCTACCGCTGGCTGCTGTCGGACTACGTCAAAGTCag TAACATCTCGGCCGACGACATGCTCTACACTGAGACGGACCTGGAGGAGAGCATGGAGAAGATCGAGACCATCAACTTCCACGAGGTGAAGGAAGTGGCCGGCATCAAGTTCTGGTGCTACCACGCGGGACACGTCCTCGGAGCCGCCATGTTCATGATCGAGATCGCCGGCGTCAAG ttgttgtACACAGGAGACTTCTCCCGTCAGGAGGACCGACACCTGATGGCAGCAGAGATCCCCAGCGTCAAACCAGACATCCTCATCACA gaGTCCACCTACGGGACTCACATCCACGAGAAGCGTGAGGAGCGAGAGGCTCGATTCTGTAACACCATCCACGACATCGTGAACCGGGAGGGCCGCTGTCTGATCCCAGTGTTCGCACTGGGACGagctcaggagctgctgcttaTACTGG ACGAGTACTGGCAGAACCACCCGGAGCTCCACGACATCCCCATCTACTACGCCTCCTCTCTGGCCAGGAAGTGCATGGCCGTGTACCAGACCTACATCAACGCCATGAATGACAAGATCCGGAAGGCCATCAACATCAACAACCCCTTCGTGTTCAGACACATCAGCAACCTGAAG AGCATGGACCACTTCGATGACATCGGCCCCAGCGTGGTGATGGCGTCTCCGGGCATGATGCAGAGCGGCCTGTCCAGAGAGCTGTTTGAGAGCTGGTGCACTGACAAGAGGAACGGAGTCATCATCGCTGGATACTGTGTGGAGGGGACGCTCGCTAAG cacaTCATGACGGAGCCCGAGGAGATCGCCACCATGTCGGGTCAGAAGCTTCCTCTGAAGATGTCCGTGGACTACATCTCCTTCTCCGCTCACACCGACTACCAGCAGACCAGCGAGTTCATCCGAGCGCTCAAACCGCCGCACGTG ATCCTGGTGCACGGCGAGCAGAACGAGATGGCCCGTCTGAAGGCGGCGCTGATCCGCGAGTACGAGGACAACGACGAGGTCCACATCGAGGTCCACAACCCGAGGAACACCGAGGCCGTCACGCTGAACTTCAGAGGAGAGAAGCTGGCCAAG GTGATGGGCTCTCTGGCAGACAGGAAGTGCGCTCAGGGTCAGAGGGTCTCCGGGATTCTGGTCAAGAGACACTTCAACTACCACATCCTGACGCCCTCCGACCTCTCCA ACTACACAGATCTGTGTATGAGCACAGTGACTCAGACTCAGGCCGTCCCCTACACTGGACCCATCTCACTGCTGGTCAGTCAGCTCCGGAGCCTCGCAG gagacgtggagcaggtggagggaGCCGAGAAGATCACCGTCCGCATCTTTAAGAGCATCACTCTGGTTCATGAGGCCGGGATGGTGACACTggag TGGATCGCCAACCCGCTGAACGACATGTACGCTGACGCCGTCACCACCGTGATCCTGGAGGTCCAGTCCAACCCCAACGCTCAGAAAT TTCCTGAAGGTCGGAGGGAAACGTTCCACGTGGACGTGTTCACCGAGCGACTGGAGCTCATGCTGCA tGACATGTTCGGAGACGACTGCGTGAATTTCAAAGACGGTCAGAACCTGAGTGTGACGGTGGACGGCGTCACGGCGATCATCGACCCAGAAACCCGG tccGTAGCCTGCTCAGAGGACGAGTCGCTCAGGGAGATGGTGGAGGTCGCGATCCATCGACTCTACGACGCCCTCAGTCCGACCGTATGA
- the adam17b gene encoding LOW QUALITY PROTEIN: disintegrin and metalloproteinase domain-containing protein 17 (The sequence of the model RefSeq protein was modified relative to this genomic sequence to represent the inferred CDS: deleted 1 base in 1 codon): protein MRPDITVFTILAVLTVSPEAVRSADTDQQEEASLRSMLDDFDVLSPSSLETHSVQRRDVQTQSHVEKTLSFYALKRTFRLYLRTNHQLFTEDFRVKVVDEDGERSHQINRHNFFTGHVIGEEHSRVQAHIDEDEFSAHILTDEAEFNIEPLWRFTSAPPDGRLLIYRSEDIRNLSRLQHPSVCGYVTSDPSHVTSDPSHVTSDPSPLLPEGVETDQSTEPEGNDSVFRGKRQVHDHKRNTCPLLLVADHRFFKHMGREEESTTLNYLIELIDRVDDIYRNTSWDEEFVGYGVQIQQIIINKVPSSVEPGKSHFNMRGSPETGRDVWDVKKLLEQFSVDIAENASTVCLAHLFTYQDFAEGTLGLAYVAPAKPDVPGGLCSKACPSSANQQRAIYLNTGLTSTMNYGKTILTKEADLVTTHELGHNFGAEHDPDNVPHCAPRDDGGGKFVMYPIAVSGDHVNNKVFSDCSRRSIVKRLRAKAPSCFRERNLHVCGNSRVEQGEECDPGLLNSHSDRCCTDDCRLRPGARCSDRNSACCKGCRFESEGEVCQEPIDATCKGHSYCTGNSSECPSPEDAPDKTVCLDNGECLSGECVPFCEAVLKLQPCACNETHSSCRVCCRSRGGACSPYHNHTGHFLFLRKGKPCTVGFCDGAGKCMKQVQDVVERLWDFIEKLDISTLGSFLADNIVGSVVAFSLLLWVPFSILVHCVDKKLDQQFQQSTKSMFFPSNAELLSSLESAPVRIFKPPTFPSAAPPLRFQPCSPQQTSTPPGSDAAPPTLDSPRMATIQEDPSPPLDDPPLEEAFGRSARRSFEDLTGTSGGGRSEKLFRLQRQHQIDSKETQC, encoded by the exons ATGAGACCGGACATCACCGTTTTTACGATCCTCGCGGTTCTCACGGTTTCACCCGAAGCGGTTCGATCCGCAGACACCGATCAACAGGAAGAAG CGTCTCTCAGGTCGATGCTGGACGACTTCGACGTGCTGTCTCCGTCCAGCCTGGAGACGCACTCCGTCCAGCGCAGGGACGTCCAGACCCAGAGTCACGTGGAGAAGACGCTGAGCTTCTACGCCCTGAAGAG gacgtTCAGACTCTACCTGAGGACCAACCACCAGCTGTTCACCGAGGACTTCAGAGTGAAGGTGGTGGACGAGGACGGGGAGCGGAGTCATCAGATCAACAGACACAACTTCTTCACTGGACATgtcattg GTGAAGAACACTCTCGGGTTCAGGCTCATATCGACGAGGACGAGTTCTCCGCTCACATCCTGACGGACGAGGCCGAGTTCAACATCGAG cCTCTGTGGAGGTTCACGTCAGCGCCCCCTGATGGCCGCCTGCTGATCTACCGCTCAGAGGACATCAGGAACCTGAGCCGCCTGCAGCATCCATCGGTCTGCGGCTACGTGACCTCCGACCCCAGCCATGTGACCTCCGACCCCAGCCATGTGACCTCCGACCCCAGCCCCCTCCTGCCTGAGGGCGTTGAAACAGACCAGTCGACGGAGCCGGAGGGAAACG ACTCTGTGTTCAGAGGGAAACGTCAGGTCCACGACCACAAGAGGAACACGTGTCCTCTGCTGCTGGTGGCCGACCATCGCTTCTTCAAACACATGGgccgagaggaggagagcacCACACTCAACTACCTG ATCGAGCTGATCGACCGAGTGGACGACATCTACAGAAACACTTCGTGGGACGAGGAGTTCGTTGGTTACGGAGTTCAGATCCAGCAG ATCATCATCAACAAGGTCCCGAGCAGCGTGGAACCAGGAAAGAGTCACTTCAACATGAGAGGGAGTCCGGAGACGGGCCGAGACGTCTGGGACGTCAAGAAGCTGCTGGAG CAGTTCAGTGTGGACATCGCAGAGAACGCCTCCACCGTGTGCCTGGCGCACCTCTTCACCTACCAGGACTTCGCCGAGGGGACTCTGGGTCTGGCCTACGTGGCCCCGGCCAAACCCGACGTCCCCGGAGGCCTCTGCTCCAAAG cGTGTCCTTCATCGgccaaccagcagagggccatCTACCTCAACACGGGTCTGACCAGCACTATGAACTATGGGAAGACCATCCTGACCAAG GAGGCCGACCTGGTGACCACCCACGAGCTCGGACACAACTTCGGAGCCGAGCACGACCCCGACAACGTCCCGCACTGCGCCCCCCGGGACGACGGGGGGGGGAAGTTCGTCATGTACCCGATCGCTGTGAGCGGAGACCACGTCAACAACAAG GTCTTCTCGGACTGCAGCCGGCGCTCCATCGTGAAGCGTCTGAGGGCGAAGGCCCCGTCCTGCTTCCGGGAGAGGAACCTCCACGTGTGTGGGAACTCCCGGGTGGAGCAGGGGGAGGAGTGTGACCCCGGACTCCTGAACAGCCACTCAGATCGCTGCTGCACGGACGACTGCCGCCTCCGACCCGGAGCCCGGTGCAG TGACAGGAACAGTGCGTGCTGTAAAGGCTGCCGGTTCGAGTCCGAAGGCGAAGTCTGTCAGGAGCCCATCGACGCCACCTGCAAAGGACACTCCTACTGCACAG GAAACAGCAGCGAGTGTCCGTCCCCAGAAGACGCTCCGGATAAAACCGTGTGTCTGGACAACGGCGAGTGTCTGAGCGGAGAGTGCGTCCCGTTCTGTGAGGccgtcctgaagctgcagccctGCGCCTGCAACG AAACCCACTCGTCCTGTAGAGTCTGCTGTCGGAGCCGCGGCGGCGCCTGCAGTCCCTACCACAACCACAcgggtcacttcctgttcctgcgGAAAGGGAAACCCTGCACGGTGGGCTTCTGTGACGGAGCG GGGAAGTGCATGAAGCAGGTGCAGGACGTGGTGGAGCGTCTGTGGGACTTCATCGAGAAGCTGGACATCAGCACGCTGGGCAGCTTCCTGGCCGACAACATCGTGGGCTCGGTCGTGGCCTTCTCGCTGCTCCTCTGGGTCCCGTTCAGCATCCTGGTGCACTGCGTG GACAAGAAGCTGGATCAACAGTTCCAGCAAAGCACCAAGTCCATGTTCTTCCCCAGC AATGCCGAGCTCCTGAGCAGCCTGGAGTCCGCACCTGTTCGGATCTTCAAGCCTCCGACCTTCCCCagcgccgcc cccccccttcgctTCCAGCCGTGCAGCCCCCAGCAGACCAGCACCCCCCCGGGCTCCGACGCAGCCCCCCCCACTCTGGACAGCCCCCGCATGGCGACCATCCAGGAGGACCCCAGCCCCCCCCTGGACGACCCCCCCCTGGAGGAGGCGTTCGGGCGCTCGGCTCGGCGCTCGTTCGAGGACCTGACGGGGACGAGCGGGGGGGGGCGCAGCGAGAAGCTGTTCAGACTGCAGAGACAACACCAGATCGACTCCAAGGAGACGCAGTGCTGA
- the LOC128459705 gene encoding cleavage and polyadenylation specificity factor subunit 3 isoform X1, with the protein MAAKRKSDVNVPAEESDQLLIRPLGAGQEVGRSCIIVEFKGRKIMLDCGIHPGLEGMDALPYIDLIDPAEIDLLLISHFHLDHCGALPWFLQKTSFKGRTFMTHATKAIYRWLLSDYVKVSNISADDMLYTETDLEESMEKIETINFHEVKEVAGIKFWCYHAGHVLGAAMFMIEIAGVKLLYTGDFSRQEDRHLMAAEIPSVKPDILITESTYGTHIHEKREEREARFCNTIHDIVNREGRCLIPVFALGRAQELLLILDEYWQNHPELHDIPIYYASSLARKCMAVYQTYINAMNDKIRKAININNPFVFRHISNLKSMDHFDDIGPSVVMASPGMMQSGLSRELFESWCTDKRNGVIIAGYCVEGTLAKHIMTEPEEIATMSGQKLPLKMSVDYISFSAHTDYQQTSEFIRALKPPHVILVHGEQNEMARLKAALIREYEDNDEVHIEVHNPRNTEAVTLNFRGEKLAKVMGSLADRKCAQGQRVSGILVKRHFNYHILTPSDLSNYTDLCMSTVTQTQAVPYTGPISLLVSQLRSLAGDVEQVEGAEKITVRIFKSITLVHEAGMVTLEWIANPLNDMYADAVTTVILEVQSNPNAQKFPEGRRETFHVDVFTERLELMLHDMFGDDCVNFKDGQNLSVTVDGVTAIIDPETRSVACSEDESLREMVEVAIHRLYDALSPTV; encoded by the exons ATGGCGGCGAAACGTAAAAGTGACGTCAACGTTCCTGCGGAGGAAAGTGATCAACTGCTCATTCGCCCGCT agGAGCAGGACAGGAAGTGGGACGGTCCTGCATCATCGTGGAGTTCAAGGGACGAAAGATCATG TTGGACTGTGGGATCCATCCGGGCCTGGAGGGAATGGACGCTCTCCCGTACATCGACCTGATTGACCCGGCTGAGATTGACCTGCTGCTCATCAGCCA CTTCCACCTGGACCACTGCGGCGCCCTCCCCTGGTTCCTGCAGAAGACCAGCTTCAAAGGACGAACCTTCATGACTCACGCCACGAAGGCCATCTACCGCTGGCTGCTGTCGGACTACGTCAAAGTCag TAACATCTCGGCCGACGACATGCTCTACACTGAGACGGACCTGGAGGAGAGCATGGAGAAGATCGAGACCATCAACTTCCACGAGGTGAAGGAAGTGGCCGGCATCAAGTTCTGGTGCTACCACGCGGGACACGTCCTCGGAGCCGCCATGTTCATGATCGAGATCGCCGGCGTCAAG ttgttgtACACAGGAGACTTCTCCCGTCAGGAGGACCGACACCTGATGGCAGCAGAGATCCCCAGCGTCAAACCAGACATCCTCATCACA gaGTCCACCTACGGGACTCACATCCACGAGAAGCGTGAGGAGCGAGAGGCTCGATTCTGTAACACCATCCACGACATCGTGAACCGGGAGGGCCGCTGTCTGATCCCAGTGTTCGCACTGGGACGagctcaggagctgctgcttaTACTGG ACGAGTACTGGCAGAACCACCCGGAGCTCCACGACATCCCCATCTACTACGCCTCCTCTCTGGCCAGGAAGTGCATGGCCGTGTACCAGACCTACATCAACGCCATGAATGACAAGATCCGGAAGGCCATCAACATCAACAACCCCTTCGTGTTCAGACACATCAGCAACCTGAAG AGCATGGACCACTTCGATGACATCGGCCCCAGCGTGGTGATGGCGTCTCCGGGCATGATGCAGAGCGGCCTGTCCAGAGAGCTGTTTGAGAGCTGGTGCACTGACAAGAGGAACGGAGTCATCATCGCTGGATACTGTGTGGAGGGGACGCTCGCTAAG cacaTCATGACGGAGCCCGAGGAGATCGCCACCATGTCGGGTCAGAAGCTTCCTCTGAAGATGTCCGTGGACTACATCTCCTTCTCCGCTCACACCGACTACCAGCAGACCAGCGAGTTCATCCGAGCGCTCAAACCGCCGCACGTG ATCCTGGTGCACGGCGAGCAGAACGAGATGGCCCGTCTGAAGGCGGCGCTGATCCGCGAGTACGAGGACAACGACGAGGTCCACATCGAGGTCCACAACCCGAGGAACACCGAGGCCGTCACGCTGAACTTCAGAGGAGAGAAGCTGGCCAAG GTGATGGGCTCTCTGGCAGACAGGAAGTGCGCTCAGGGTCAGAGGGTCTCCGGGATTCTGGTCAAGAGACACTTCAACTACCACATCCTGACGCCCTCCGACCTCTCCA ACTACACAGATCTGTGTATGAGCACAGTGACTCAGACTCAGGCCGTCCCCTACACTGGACCCATCTCACTGCTGGTCAGTCAGCTCCGGAGCCTCGCAG gagacgtggagcaggtggagggaGCCGAGAAGATCACCGTCCGCATCTTTAAGAGCATCACTCTGGTTCATGAGGCCGGGATGGTGACACTggag TGGATCGCCAACCCGCTGAACGACATGTACGCTGACGCCGTCACCACCGTGATCCTGGAGGTCCAGTCCAACCCCAACGCTCAGAAAT TTCCTGAAGGTCGGAGGGAAACGTTCCACGTGGACGTGTTCACCGAGCGACTGGAGCTCATGCTGCA tGACATGTTCGGAGACGACTGCGTGAATTTCAAAGACGGTCAGAACCTGAGTGTGACGGTGGACGGCGTCACGGCGATCATCGACCCAGAAACCCGG tccGTAGCCTGCTCAGAGGACGAGTCGCTCAGGGAGATGGTGGAGGTCGCGATCCATCGACTCTACGACGCCCTCAGTCCGACCGTATGA